The following are encoded together in the Petrotoga olearia DSM 13574 genome:
- a CDS encoding ECF transporter S component translates to MKTKDVVISGIMIALVFVLTFAIKVPVPFTRGYVHLGDSMIFISAILFGSKVGALAGGLGSALADVVGGYAFWAIPSLIIKSIMGALVGLVSDSYRNKYSGKKELTIFLSSIGIWLAFSLTLSLFLKNLIGNLSTSPLTNNLMNELGYENIEELENFLLNARGLINIILLAIPIALILISLFLRGKGSTLFRLGNLMGSMIAGLWMVIGYFFAGRIIVGNWVMPIFEVPWNVLQFSLGILVAYIVLFGLQKTKLFENSQK, encoded by the coding sequence TTGAAGACGAAAGATGTTGTAATTTCTGGTATAATGATAGCCTTAGTTTTCGTTTTAACCTTTGCTATAAAAGTTCCTGTGCCTTTCACAAGGGGTTACGTACATCTAGGCGATAGCATGATATTCATCTCAGCAATTTTGTTTGGTAGCAAGGTTGGAGCCTTAGCTGGAGGACTAGGTTCTGCTCTGGCAGATGTGGTTGGAGGTTATGCTTTTTGGGCTATACCTTCTCTGATTATAAAGTCCATCATGGGGGCTTTAGTTGGTTTAGTTTCTGATAGTTATAGAAATAAATATTCAGGGAAAAAAGAACTTACTATCTTTCTCTCAAGTATAGGTATATGGTTAGCTTTTTCTTTAACTCTTTCTTTATTCTTAAAAAACTTGATAGGGAATTTATCGACATCTCCTTTGACTAACAATCTAATGAATGAATTAGGATACGAAAATATAGAAGAGTTAGAAAATTTTTTATTAAACGCTAGGGGATTAATCAACATTATTCTTTTAGCAATACCAATAGCCTTAATACTAATTTCGTTGTTCCTTAGAGGAAAGGGTTCAACACTTTTCAGACTAGGTAATTTGATGGGAAGTATGATAGCCGGTCTATGGATGGTTATAGGGTATTTTTTTGCAGGTAGAATTATAGTTGGTAATTGGGTGATGCCTATTTTTGAGGTACCTTGGAATGTTTTACAATTTTCTCTAGGAATTCTCGTTGCATACATAGTGTTGTTCGGTTTACAAAAAACAAAACTTTTTGAAAATTCTCAAAAGTGA
- a CDS encoding metallophosphoesterase: MKVFLSDLHIGLGNESDDFIYDNRLIKLLHDFEEENNELFIVGDFFELSNLVNDGLIMDTASEYAEKFDPSLIDAIFASHEKLIEEFRKFSKKYKIYYIAGNHDYYILLNQKIKEKIKETFENCEILPYYYDPNVRLFVIHGNQFDIVNRLSKDKDGNLIPPFTEYMNKYMNYNFGKIAGEILPPELFSDYQNIYPQLDVFKWLDIIKEKYDLNYNLKSKWIEIFTELIKTPQVKKWLKINFPGVNILSNIFVNNLGGMKLGEAIVRIGMFFRSMRNSNSLLMNAEELLNKNFYIPKEYLIGFYDQDISFAQGEIKGIVMGHNHRASFNVIKNGGSKEVYINTGTWKFMVNRNFGINRNEFIKKKLISYLLIDDSNKPMNFKLVREESF, translated from the coding sequence ATGAAGGTTTTTCTTAGTGATTTACACATCGGTTTAGGTAACGAATCCGATGACTTTATATACGACAACAGACTAATCAAGTTACTGCATGATTTTGAAGAAGAAAACAATGAATTATTTATCGTTGGAGATTTTTTCGAGTTATCTAACTTAGTCAATGATGGTCTCATAATGGATACAGCTTCTGAATATGCAGAAAAATTTGATCCGTCTTTAATAGATGCAATATTTGCCAGCCATGAAAAGCTGATCGAAGAGTTCCGAAAATTTTCAAAAAAATATAAAATTTATTATATTGCAGGTAATCATGATTATTATATCCTTTTAAATCAAAAAATAAAAGAAAAAATCAAAGAAACATTTGAAAATTGTGAAATTTTACCCTATTATTATGATCCAAATGTAAGATTATTTGTTATACACGGTAATCAGTTTGATATAGTCAACAGATTAAGCAAAGATAAAGATGGAAACCTTATTCCACCCTTTACCGAGTACATGAACAAATACATGAACTATAATTTTGGGAAAATTGCCGGGGAAATTCTACCTCCAGAGCTTTTTTCAGATTATCAAAATATTTATCCTCAGTTGGATGTTTTCAAGTGGCTGGATATTATAAAGGAAAAATATGATTTAAACTACAATTTAAAAAGCAAATGGATTGAAATTTTTACAGAACTAATTAAAACTCCTCAGGTGAAAAAATGGTTGAAAATAAACTTTCCGGGCGTAAATATTCTATCCAATATATTTGTAAATAACTTAGGGGGCATGAAATTAGGTGAAGCTATAGTCAGGATAGGAATGTTCTTCAGAAGTATGAGAAATTCAAATTCTCTTTTAATGAATGCAGAAGAGCTTTTGAACAAAAATTTTTATATACCAAAAGAATATCTTATTGGGTTTTATGATCAAGATATTTCTTTTGCCCAAGGGGAAATAAAGGGAATAGTCATGGGTCATAACCACAGAGCTTCTTTCAATGTCATAAAAAACGGAGGGTCGAAAGAAGTTTATATTAATACGGGTACATGGAAATTCATGGTAAATCGAAATTTTGGAATAAATAGAAATGAATTCATCAAAAAAAAGTTGATTTCCTATCTTTTAATAGACGATTCAAACAAGCCTATGAATTTTAAATTAGTAAGAGAAGAGTCATTTTAA
- the ppdK gene encoding pyruvate, phosphate dikinase, which produces MGKKYVYVWNKNRVEGNSKMKDILGGKGANLAEMASLGLPVPPGFTISTEVCKYYWDNNRKFPEDLAPTVEEAMRELENVTSKKFGDNKNPLLVSVRSGAAISMPGMMDTILNLGLNDESVEGLAKLTNNERFAWDSYRRFIQMFGDVALGIPHEKFEEALNEVKNKKGVKQDLELDANDLKKVVELYKKLYKEEGKEFPQDPMKQLWISIEAVFGSWNNPRAIKYRQINEMDKQGLLGTAVNVVAMVFGNMGEDSGTGVAFTRDPNTGEKKYYGEFLTNAQGEDVVAGIRTPKSLDELKNINPKVYNQLLEVMDKLETHFRDMQDIEFTVERGQLYLLQTRSGKRTAAAAVKIAVDMVKEGLISKEEAVMRVKPSDIEKLLHPIFDTEELKNAQYIGKGLPASPGAATGKIVFSADDAEKMAKDGEKVILARPETSPEDVGGMNVAEGILTSRGGMTSHAAVVARGMGKTAVVGAEDIVIDLKNKVIKSNGVELKEGDWISIDGNEGKVYAGKVKTVRPEGLAGDISVLLEYADEVSVLGVRANADIPRDAKVAREFGAQGIGLCRTEHMFFGSERINKMRTMIVSKTEEQRRAALEQLLPYQRSDFKGLFEEMEGFSVTIRLLDPPLHEFVPESDEQIREVAKTIGISEEELRSTVKDLEEFNPMMGHRGVRLAITYPEIAEMQTKAIILAAIDLIKEGKKVQPEIMIPVVGNVKELTILKESIKQIADELIKENNVDLEYKIGTMIEVPRACVVADQIGAEADFFSFGTNDLTQLGLGFSRDDYGKFIGDYIEKGIYEKDPFQQIDREGVGRLIKLALDGGRSANPKLKVGICGEHGGDPDSIEFAHLVGLDYVSCSPYRVPVARLAAAQAAVNYKRGKTVNY; this is translated from the coding sequence ATGGGAAAAAAGTATGTATACGTATGGAATAAAAACCGTGTAGAAGGCAACTCGAAAATGAAAGACATTCTTGGTGGAAAAGGTGCTAATTTAGCAGAGATGGCATCTTTAGGCTTGCCTGTACCTCCAGGTTTTACTATTTCAACAGAAGTATGTAAATATTACTGGGATAACAACAGAAAATTCCCAGAAGATCTTGCACCAACTGTTGAAGAAGCCATGAGGGAGCTTGAAAATGTTACAAGCAAAAAATTCGGCGACAACAAAAATCCTCTTTTGGTCTCAGTAAGGTCTGGTGCCGCCATTTCTATGCCCGGAATGATGGATACCATATTGAATTTAGGCCTTAACGATGAATCCGTCGAGGGATTAGCCAAGTTAACTAACAATGAAAGATTTGCTTGGGATTCTTACCGAAGATTTATACAAATGTTCGGGGATGTTGCACTAGGTATACCCCATGAAAAATTCGAAGAAGCTCTTAATGAAGTAAAAAACAAAAAAGGCGTAAAACAAGATTTAGAATTAGATGCAAATGATCTTAAAAAAGTTGTTGAATTATACAAAAAATTGTATAAGGAAGAAGGAAAAGAGTTCCCTCAAGATCCTATGAAACAGCTTTGGATATCTATTGAAGCGGTTTTTGGAAGTTGGAACAATCCAAGGGCAATAAAGTATAGACAAATTAATGAAATGGATAAGCAAGGGCTTTTAGGAACCGCTGTTAATGTAGTTGCAATGGTTTTTGGCAACATGGGAGAAGACAGTGGTACAGGTGTTGCTTTCACACGAGATCCAAACACTGGTGAAAAGAAATATTACGGTGAATTTCTTACTAACGCACAAGGTGAAGATGTCGTTGCTGGTATAAGAACTCCAAAAAGTTTGGATGAGTTGAAGAATATTAATCCTAAAGTATATAACCAATTACTTGAGGTTATGGATAAATTGGAAACACATTTTAGGGATATGCAAGACATTGAATTTACAGTTGAAAGAGGACAATTATATCTACTTCAAACAAGAAGCGGAAAGAGAACCGCTGCTGCCGCTGTTAAAATTGCTGTAGATATGGTAAAAGAAGGTCTCATAAGCAAAGAAGAAGCAGTGATGCGAGTCAAACCCTCAGATATAGAAAAGTTATTACATCCCATTTTCGATACTGAAGAATTAAAAAATGCCCAATATATTGGGAAAGGATTACCTGCATCTCCTGGTGCGGCTACGGGAAAGATTGTTTTTAGTGCAGACGATGCCGAAAAGATGGCAAAAGATGGTGAAAAAGTAATTCTTGCTAGACCCGAAACATCCCCAGAAGATGTTGGAGGTATGAACGTTGCAGAAGGAATATTAACTTCACGTGGAGGAATGACTTCTCATGCTGCCGTTGTTGCTAGAGGAATGGGTAAAACAGCTGTTGTTGGAGCAGAAGATATAGTCATCGATTTAAAAAATAAAGTTATAAAATCTAATGGAGTAGAATTAAAGGAAGGCGATTGGATTTCCATCGATGGAAATGAAGGAAAAGTTTACGCTGGAAAGGTCAAAACGGTTAGACCGGAAGGGTTAGCAGGTGATATTTCAGTATTGCTTGAGTACGCGGATGAAGTTTCAGTTTTAGGGGTTAGAGCTAACGCAGATATTCCAAGAGATGCAAAAGTCGCAAGAGAGTTTGGCGCTCAAGGAATTGGATTATGTAGAACGGAACACATGTTCTTTGGGTCAGAAAGAATAAACAAGATGAGAACCATGATCGTTTCAAAAACTGAAGAACAAAGAAGAGCAGCTTTAGAACAACTTCTGCCATATCAAAGGTCAGATTTCAAAGGCTTATTTGAAGAAATGGAAGGATTTTCTGTTACAATAAGGCTTTTGGATCCACCTCTTCATGAATTTGTCCCAGAAAGTGATGAACAAATAAGAGAAGTTGCAAAAACTATTGGAATCAGTGAAGAGGAATTAAGGAGTACAGTTAAGGATTTAGAAGAATTCAACCCAATGATGGGTCATAGAGGTGTAAGATTAGCTATCACTTACCCAGAAATAGCAGAGATGCAAACAAAAGCTATAATCTTGGCTGCTATAGACTTAATAAAAGAAGGCAAAAAGGTGCAGCCAGAAATAATGATTCCAGTAGTTGGAAACGTTAAAGAGCTTACCATCCTTAAAGAATCTATCAAGCAGATCGCTGACGAATTAATAAAAGAAAACAACGTAGACTTAGAATACAAAATTGGAACAATGATCGAAGTCCCGAGAGCCTGCGTCGTTGCAGATCAAATTGGTGCAGAGGCTGATTTCTTTAGCTTTGGTACCAACGATCTTACACAACTTGGTTTAGGTTTTTCAAGGGATGATTATGGAAAATTCATTGGAGATTATATTGAAAAAGGTATCTACGAAAAAGACCCATTCCAACAAATCGATAGAGAAGGCGTTGGAAGATTAATAAAACTTGCTTTGGATGGTGGAAGATCCGCAAATCCAAAATTAAAGGTAGGAATATGCGGAGAACACGGTGGAGATCCTGATTCCATTGAGTTTGCACACTTGGTGGGGCTGGACTACGTTAGCTGTTCTCCATACAGAGTACCAGTCGCTAGATTAGCAGCTGCACAAGCAGCGGTAAATTATAAGAGAGGTAAAACAGTTAATTATTAA
- a CDS encoding methylenetetrahydrofolate reductase, translating into MKIIDLIKQSIKPILSFEIIPPNVGESIDPIFNVVDNLIDFSPKFINVTKHANEIEYVEENGEIIKIIKKKRPGTVGVSASIKHRYDIEVVPHLICTGFNKYQIEDILIDLNYLRIENIFVVRGDKKRYTWKETDEYEHATQLVEQVTNMNKGIYTCPTKEHNPTNFCVGVAGYPEKHFESPNLEKDLDYLKLKVDMGAEFIITQMFFDIEYYKNFVNKVRELGIEVPIIPGIKPLGSKKSLYNIPKNFHVNIPKAIVEEFEDAKSSQDEYIIGVKYGIKLIEQLLELGVPGIHIFTMGKGKIVKDILNAFNGIF; encoded by the coding sequence ATGAAAATAATAGATTTAATTAAACAATCTATTAAACCCATACTTTCTTTCGAAATTATCCCACCCAATGTTGGTGAAAGCATTGATCCAATATTTAATGTGGTGGATAATTTAATCGACTTTTCTCCTAAATTTATCAATGTTACTAAGCATGCCAACGAAATTGAATATGTTGAAGAAAACGGGGAAATTATAAAAATCATCAAAAAGAAGAGACCTGGAACCGTTGGGGTAAGTGCTTCAATAAAGCATAGGTATGATATCGAAGTAGTTCCTCATCTAATATGTACAGGCTTTAATAAATACCAAATAGAAGACATTCTAATAGACCTAAATTATCTAAGAATAGAAAACATATTCGTCGTAAGAGGGGATAAGAAAAGATACACATGGAAAGAAACAGATGAATACGAACATGCAACTCAATTAGTTGAACAGGTAACAAATATGAACAAAGGGATATATACTTGCCCCACAAAAGAACATAATCCCACAAATTTTTGCGTGGGGGTTGCAGGATACCCAGAAAAACATTTTGAATCCCCAAACTTGGAAAAAGATTTAGACTATTTAAAATTAAAGGTTGATATGGGAGCCGAATTCATCATAACTCAAATGTTTTTTGACATAGAGTATTATAAAAACTTCGTTAATAAAGTGCGAGAACTAGGTATTGAAGTTCCAATAATTCCAGGCATCAAACCATTGGGAAGTAAAAAATCATTATACAACATCCCCAAAAATTTTCATGTTAATATACCCAAAGCCATCGTTGAAGAGTTTGAAGACGCAAAATCTTCTCAAGATGAATATATAATAGGGGTAAAATACGGAATAAAATTGATTGAACAACTTTTAGAATTGGGAGTACCAGGAATACATATTTTTACAATGGGGAAAGGAAAAATAGTTAAAGACATATTAAATGCATTTAATGGAATTTTTTAG
- the ffh gene encoding signal recognition particle protein has translation MFENLQKKLTGVFKNLSGKGKLTEKNIKDAVREVKLSLLEADVHYKVVKELVDRVKEEAVGSKVLESLTPDQEFIRIVRDDLIELMGGKENSKITISHNPGFIMLTGLQGSGKTTTAAKLANFYKKKGKNPLLVAADTYRPAAIDQLVQLGEDIGIPVFTGDRIDALKIVEESKKHAEKLLHDIVIVDTAGRLHIDEKMMEELDKIKKLINPDEILMVVDSMVGQDAVNSAKEFNDKLDLSGFVVSKLDGDSRGGVIISIRYITGKPVKLVGVGEKIDDLEEFYPDRYVGRILGMGDVLSFIEKVEKDIDKKKAEEDAERFMEGKFDLKDFLEQIRQIRKLGPLSNLLEMVPGVPKDQVDVTKGEQELKKFEAIINSMTEKERKNTRILTYSRKQRIAKGSGTTLQDINRLLKSYEQLKKTMKQMKKFKGRKLMNNLPF, from the coding sequence ATGTTTGAAAACTTACAAAAAAAACTGACAGGAGTCTTCAAGAACCTGTCAGGTAAAGGCAAGTTAACCGAAAAAAATATAAAAGATGCTGTTAGAGAAGTAAAACTTTCTCTTTTGGAAGCGGATGTACATTATAAAGTGGTAAAGGAATTGGTCGATAGGGTTAAGGAAGAAGCCGTTGGATCTAAGGTTCTTGAAAGTTTAACTCCTGATCAAGAGTTTATAAGAATAGTTCGAGATGATTTAATTGAATTGATGGGTGGCAAAGAAAACAGCAAAATAACCATTTCTCATAATCCTGGTTTTATTATGCTCACAGGTTTACAAGGAAGCGGTAAAACAACGACCGCGGCTAAATTAGCAAATTTTTATAAGAAAAAAGGGAAGAATCCTCTGTTAGTTGCCGCTGATACTTACAGGCCAGCGGCTATCGATCAACTCGTGCAATTGGGAGAAGACATCGGTATTCCTGTCTTTACAGGAGATAGAATAGACGCTTTGAAAATTGTAGAAGAAAGTAAGAAACATGCGGAAAAGCTTTTACATGATATTGTTATTGTTGATACCGCAGGTCGTTTGCACATTGATGAAAAGATGATGGAGGAGTTAGATAAGATAAAAAAGTTAATCAATCCAGATGAGATTTTAATGGTCGTGGATTCAATGGTCGGTCAAGACGCAGTTAATTCAGCAAAAGAATTTAACGATAAGTTGGATCTCTCTGGCTTTGTTGTTTCAAAACTCGATGGTGATTCTCGAGGTGGAGTCATCATTTCTATTAGGTACATTACGGGAAAACCTGTCAAGTTAGTTGGTGTTGGTGAGAAGATAGATGATTTGGAAGAGTTTTACCCAGATAGATATGTTGGAAGAATTTTAGGAATGGGAGATGTACTTTCCTTCATAGAGAAGGTAGAAAAAGACATAGATAAAAAGAAAGCAGAAGAAGATGCGGAAAGGTTTATGGAGGGGAAATTCGATTTAAAAGATTTTCTCGAGCAAATTCGACAAATAAGAAAATTAGGACCTCTCAGCAATCTTTTAGAAATGGTTCCTGGCGTACCAAAAGATCAGGTGGATGTAACCAAAGGTGAGCAAGAATTAAAAAAATTCGAAGCAATAATAAATTCAATGACAGAAAAAGAACGTAAAAATACAAGAATACTAACTTATTCAAGAAAGCAGCGAATAGCCAAGGGAAGTGGAACAACTCTTCAAGATATCAATAGACTTTTGAAATCATATGAACAGTTGAAAAAAACTATGAAGCAAATGAAAAAATTTAAAGGCAGAAAGCTCATGAATAATCTACCTTTTTAA
- the rpsP gene encoding 30S ribosomal protein S16, with product MVKIRLNRMGRRHQPFYRIVIVDSRNKRSGKYIESIGYYDPLNNSNQYKVDEDKALDWLLKGAQPTDTARRILRKMGVMKRYDEIKFRARRENDVKESEKIVEPEGEEVKE from the coding sequence ATGGTAAAAATCAGATTGAACAGGATGGGAAGGAGACATCAACCGTTTTATAGAATAGTTATCGTAGATTCCAGAAATAAAAGAAGCGGAAAATATATAGAATCAATCGGATACTATGATCCACTAAATAACTCAAACCAGTATAAAGTGGACGAAGATAAGGCTTTAGATTGGTTATTGAAGGGTGCTCAACCCACAGACACTGCTAGAAGAATTCTTAGAAAAATGGGTGTTATGAAAAGATATGACGAAATAAAATTTCGAGCCAGAAGAGAAAATGATGTCAAAGAATCCGAAAAAATAGTAGAACCGGAAGGAGAAGAAGTTAAAGAATGA
- a CDS encoding KH domain-containing protein — translation MKTLLLDILNNIVKHPDEIKIVESNEEKNVIFEIYANSEDVGQIIGKDGRTIKSINILLNAAKKDPDKKFILKVIR, via the coding sequence ATGAAGACTCTTCTTTTAGACATTTTGAACAACATAGTTAAACATCCAGATGAAATAAAGATCGTGGAGTCAAACGAAGAAAAAAACGTAATATTTGAAATATATGCCAACTCTGAAGATGTAGGGCAAATAATTGGAAAAGACGGAAGAACTATTAAATCTATAAACATTCTTTTAAATGCTGCGAAAAAAGACCCTGACAAGAAATTTATTCTAAAAGTAATTAGGTGA
- the rimM gene encoding ribosome maturation factor RimM (Essential for efficient processing of 16S rRNA), protein MSELNSLSNLLDNKISVAKIVNSHGVHGEVKVVPFTNIKSVITNLEEVLLYNTSTRNFFFTKVLQVKPLNRFFVLNLRGIVNMDEAKKMIGYEVFIDKKDLPPLKSDEYYWYEILSSDVYYENGEYVGKVEEIIQTGANDVISIKNLEEDKEVLIPMTEHYIVELKKENKSIIVKKIEWYENGTNETD, encoded by the coding sequence GTGAGTGAATTGAACAGTTTATCCAATCTTTTGGACAACAAAATCTCCGTGGCAAAAATCGTTAATAGCCATGGAGTACATGGAGAGGTAAAAGTAGTACCTTTTACCAATATAAAAAGTGTAATAACAAACTTAGAAGAAGTTCTTTTGTACAATACCTCAACCAGAAATTTTTTCTTCACTAAAGTATTACAAGTCAAACCATTAAACAGATTTTTTGTTTTGAACTTACGAGGAATAGTCAATATGGACGAAGCTAAAAAAATGATCGGATATGAAGTTTTTATCGATAAGAAAGATCTTCCCCCTCTTAAAAGTGACGAATATTATTGGTATGAGATTCTAAGTTCTGATGTTTATTATGAAAATGGGGAATACGTTGGAAAAGTGGAAGAAATAATTCAAACCGGTGCAAACGATGTAATTTCCATAAAAAATCTAGAAGAAGATAAAGAAGTTCTCATACCAATGACTGAACATTACATTGTCGAATTAAAAAAAGAAAATAAAAGTATTATAGTAAAAAAAATAGAGTGGTACGAAAATGGAACAAACGAAACGGATTAA
- the trmD gene encoding tRNA (guanosine(37)-N1)-methyltransferase TrmD has translation MEQTKRIKISVLTIFPGMFDILKNYGVIKKAIEKELVEIDIFNLRDYTTDKHKITDKPGYGGQNGMVMLAEPFYRFYDEFILSKSHKPYIVLPSPQGKVFNNDLAFELAKKEELVFFCGRYEGIDERVKKIVDKEVSIGDYVLTGGEIPTMVIIETLLRFLPGVIGSKTSVENDSFYNGLLDHSHYTKPQNFRGMKVPEILLSGNHERIETFRKKESLLKTILKRPDLFIKKELSEEEKKVLIVLIQEMFNENSNILKESHDV, from the coding sequence ATGGAACAAACGAAACGGATTAAAATCAGTGTTTTAACTATTTTTCCTGGTATGTTTGATATTCTTAAAAACTACGGAGTAATCAAAAAGGCTATAGAAAAAGAATTAGTTGAAATAGATATTTTCAACTTAAGAGATTACACAACTGATAAACATAAAATTACTGACAAACCGGGATATGGCGGACAAAATGGCATGGTTATGTTGGCAGAACCTTTTTATCGTTTTTACGATGAGTTCATACTCTCTAAGAGCCATAAACCTTATATAGTTTTACCTTCTCCACAAGGCAAAGTATTTAATAACGATTTAGCTTTTGAATTAGCAAAAAAAGAGGAATTAGTTTTTTTCTGTGGAAGATACGAAGGAATAGATGAAAGGGTTAAAAAGATCGTTGACAAAGAAGTTTCAATAGGAGATTACGTTTTAACGGGCGGTGAAATCCCTACCATGGTTATTATTGAAACTCTTTTAAGATTTTTACCCGGAGTAATAGGTTCAAAAACAAGTGTGGAAAATGACTCTTTTTATAACGGGCTTTTAGACCATTCACACTACACCAAACCCCAGAACTTTAGGGGAATGAAAGTACCAGAAATACTGTTAAGTGGGAATCATGAACGTATTGAAACCTTTAGAAAAAAAGAAAGTTTGTTAAAAACAATATTAAAAAGGCCTGACCTATTTATAAAAAAAGAATTAAGTGAAGAAGAAAAAAAGGTTTTAATAGTTCTTATTCAAGAAATGTTTAACGAAAACTCTAATATTCTTAAGGAGTCCCATGATGTTTGA
- a CDS encoding RNA methyltransferase, which produces MFDKLYVALIHYPILKKDGSIVSTAVTNFDVHDISRTCRTYNVKNYFLVTNLPAQRKIVEKVLDYWINGYGGEFNPNRKEALEIFKIKNYLEDVIEEIEKQEGKRPKIVFTSAKARNNVVSFEDLKAKIKNSDHPFLILFGTGWGMPEEIREISDYDLEPIRAKGEFNHLSVRAAVAITLDRLIGEIV; this is translated from the coding sequence ATGTTTGATAAACTATATGTAGCCTTAATTCACTATCCTATCCTGAAAAAAGACGGTAGTATTGTTTCAACAGCCGTTACAAATTTTGATGTTCATGATATTTCAAGAACCTGCAGAACTTATAACGTAAAAAACTATTTCTTAGTAACCAATTTACCTGCTCAACGAAAGATTGTAGAAAAGGTTTTAGATTACTGGATCAACGGATACGGAGGAGAATTTAATCCCAACAGAAAAGAAGCACTTGAAATATTTAAAATAAAAAATTATTTGGAGGATGTTATCGAAGAAATAGAAAAGCAGGAAGGCAAACGTCCAAAGATAGTTTTTACTTCTGCTAAAGCCAGAAATAATGTAGTTTCTTTTGAAGATTTAAAAGCTAAGATAAAAAATTCTGATCATCCATTTTTAATTCTTTTTGGGACTGGTTGGGGAATGCCAGAAGAAATTAGAGAAATTTCTGATTACGATTTAGAACCTATTAGAGCTAAGGGAGAGTTCAATCATCTTTCTGTCAGAGCAGCTGTTGCAATAACCCTTGATAGATTAATAGGTGAAATTGTTTGA
- the rplS gene encoding 50S ribosomal protein L19: MDKIINSVETNYKKEEIPEIRPGDTVRVNVKVVEGEGQRKRERIQPFEGIVIKIRGAGLGRSFTVRKIGADRVGVERIFPFHSPSISSVEVLKKGKVRRAKLYYLRDVKGKIKIKERKD, from the coding sequence ATGGATAAAATCATAAATTCTGTAGAAACAAATTATAAAAAAGAAGAAATTCCTGAAATTAGACCGGGAGATACTGTAAGAGTCAACGTAAAAGTTGTGGAAGGAGAAGGCCAAAGAAAAAGAGAAAGAATCCAACCTTTTGAAGGAATAGTAATAAAAATAAGGGGTGCTGGCCTTGGACGTTCTTTCACTGTTAGGAAAATAGGAGCAGATAGAGTAGGTGTTGAAAGAATCTTTCCCTTTCATTCTCCATCTATAAGCAGCGTAGAAGTCTTGAAGAAAGGGAAAGTTAGAAGGGCTAAACTTTATTACCTCAGAGATGTTAAAGGGAAGATAAAGATTAAAGAGAGGAAGGATTGA